A stretch of the Alosa alosa isolate M-15738 ecotype Scorff River chromosome 16, AALO_Geno_1.1, whole genome shotgun sequence genome encodes the following:
- the atp6v1ab gene encoding V-type proton ATPase catalytic subunit A, translating into MDFSKLPKIRDEERESQFGYVHGVSGPVVTASSMAGAAMYELVRVGHSELVGEIIRLEGDMATIQVYEETSGVSVGDPVLRTGKPLSVELGPGCMGSIFDGIQRPLRDINDMTQSIYIPRGINIGSLTRDIKWEFTPSKNLRVGSHVTGGDIYGNVFENSLIKHKIMLPPRNRGTVTYLAPPGNYDVSDVVLELEFEGVKEKFTMIQVWPVRQVRPVTEKLPANHPLLTGQRVLDALFPCVQGGTTAIPGAFGCGKTVISQSLSKYSNSDVIIYVGCGERGNEMSEVLRDFPELTMEVDGKVESIMKRTALVANTSNMPVAAREASIYTGITLSEYFRDMGYNVSMMADSTSRWAEALREISGRLAEMPADSGYPAYLGARLASFYERAGRVKCLGNPEREGSVSIVGAVSPPGGDFSDPVTSATLGIVQVFWGLDKKLAQRKHFPSVNWLISYSKYTRALDEHYDKHFPEFVPLRTKAKEILQEEEDLAEIVQLVGKASLAETDKITLEVAKLIKDDFLQQNGYTPYDRFCPFYKTVGILSNMIAFYDMARHAVETTAQSDNKITWSMIREHMGEILYRISSMKFKDPVKEGEAKIKADYAQLHEDMQNSFRTLED; encoded by the exons ATGGACTTCTCGAAGCTGCCCAAGATTCGCGATGAGGAGCGGGAGAGCCAGTTTGGATATGTGCACGGAGTCTCCGGGCCTG TGGTGACTGCCTCCAGCATGGCGGGAGCAGCCATGTACGAGCTGGTGCGTGTTGGCCACAGCGAGCTAGTGGGGGAGATCATCCGATTGGAGGGTGACATGGCAACCATCCAGGTGTATGAGGAAACAT CGGGTGTGTCTGTCGGGGACCCTGTCCTCCGTACGGGGAAACCCCTCTCCGTTGAGCTGGGGCCAGGCTGCATGGGCTCCATCTTTGATGGTATCCAGCGACCACTGAGGGACATCAACGACATGACCCAGAGCATCTACATCCCCAGGGGAATCAACATCGGATCCTTGACCCGAGACATAAAGTGGGAGTTTACCCCATCCAAAAACCTACGA GTCGGAAGCCATGTTACAGGAGGTGATATTTATGGCAATGTCTTTGAGAACTCCCTCATCAAGCACAAGATCATGCTGCCACCACGAAACAGAGGCACAGTTACATACCTGGCACCCCCTGGGAACTACGATGTCTCG GATGTGGTTCTGGAGCTGGAGTTCGAGGGAGTGAAGGAGAAGTTCACCATGATCCAGGTGTGGCCTGTGCGACAGGTGCGCCCCGTCACTGAGAAGCTGCCCGCCAATCATCCGCTGCTGACCGGTCAGAGGGTGCTGGATGCCCTCTTCCC gtgtgtccaGGGAGGAACCACAGCCATCCCAGGAGCCTTCGGTTGTGGCAAGACTGTGATCTCCCAGTCCTTGTCCAAGTATTCAAACAGTGACGTTATCATCTATGTAGGCTGTGGAGAGCGTGGTAATGAGATGTCTGAAGTACTGCGAGATTTCCCTGAG CTGACCATGGAGGTGGATGGAAAGGTAGAAAGCATCATGAAGAGAACGGCTCTGGTGGCCAACACCTCCAACATGCCTGTGGCTGCTCGTGAAGCCTCTATTTACACag GAATCACCCTGTCTGAATACTTCAGAGACATGGGCTACAACGTCAGTATGATGGCTGACTCTACCTCTCGCTGGGCTGAGGCTCTGAGGGAGATCTCTGGGCGTTTGGCTGAAATGCCTGCTG ACAGCGGTTACCCTGCCTACCTGGGTGCCCGTCTGGCCTCTTTCTACGAGCGTGCCGGCCGCGTGAAGTGCTTGGGCAACcctgagagagagggcagtGTCAGTATTGTGGGGGC TGTATCACCTCCTGGTGGTGACTTCTCAGATCCTGTGACTTCTGCCACCCTGGGTATTGTGCAG gtGTTTTGgggtttggataagaagctggCTCAGAGGAAGCACTTTCCCTCTGTCAACTGGCTAATCAGTTACAGCAAGTACACGCGCGCTCTGGACGAGCACTACGACAAACACTTCCCCGAGTTTGTGCCACTCCGCACTAAGGCCAAGGAGATCctgcaggaagaggaggatctGGCTGAGATTGTGCAGCTGGTCGGCAAG GCCTCACTGGCTGAGACCGATAAAATCACCCTGGAGGTAGCGAAGCTGATCAAGGATGACTTCCTGCAACAGAATGGATACACCCCTTATGACAG GTTTTGCCCCTTCTACAAGACGGTGGGCATCCTGTCCAACATGATCGCTTTCTATGACATGGCACGCCACGCCGTAGAGACCACCGCACAGAGCGACAACAAGATCACCTGGTCCATGATCCGCGAGCACATGGGCGAGATTCTCTACAGGATCAGCTCCATGAAGTTCAAG GACCCTGTCAAGGAAGGAGAGGCCAAGATCAAGGCTGACTATGCCCAGCTGCACGAGGACATGCAGAACTCCTTCCGCACCCTGGAGGACTGA
- the naa50 gene encoding N-alpha-acetyltransferase 50 isoform X1: MKGSRIELGDVTPHNIKQLKRLNQVIFPVSYNDKFYKDVLEVGELAKLAYFNDIAVGAVCCRVDHSQNQKRLYIMTLGCLAPYRRLGIGTKMLNHVLNICEKDGTFDNIYLHVQISNESAIDFYQKFGFEIIETKKNYYKRIEPADAHVLQKSLRSPCAPPAGELQKAD; encoded by the exons ATGAAAGG TAGCCGGATCGAGCTGGGGGATGTTACACCCCACAACATTAAACAATTGAAGCGACTGAATCAAGTCATCTTCCCCGTCAGCTACAACGACAAGTTCTACAAGGATGTGCTGGAGGTTGGAGAACTCGCTAAGCTAG CTTACTTCAATGATATTGCAGTAGGTGCTGTATGCTGCAGAGTAGACCACTCTCAGAATCAGAAGAGATTGTACATCATGACACTAGGCTGCCTAGCACCCTACCGAAGACTTGGAATAG GGACAAAGATGCTGAACCATGTGTTGAATATCTGTGAGAAGGATGGCACTTTTGATAATATCTACCT TCATGTGCAGATTAGCAACGAGTCGGCTATTGACTTCTACCAGAAGTTTGGCTTTGAGATCATTGAGACAAAAAAGAACTACTACAAGAGGATAGAGCCTGCAGATGCCCATGTGCTTCAGAAGAGCCTGCGCAGCCCGTGTGCGCCCCCTGCGGGAGAGCTGCAGAAGGCAGACTAG
- the naa50 gene encoding N-alpha-acetyltransferase 50 isoform X2, protein MKGRIELGDVTPHNIKQLKRLNQVIFPVSYNDKFYKDVLEVGELAKLAYFNDIAVGAVCCRVDHSQNQKRLYIMTLGCLAPYRRLGIGTKMLNHVLNICEKDGTFDNIYLHVQISNESAIDFYQKFGFEIIETKKNYYKRIEPADAHVLQKSLRSPCAPPAGELQKAD, encoded by the exons ATGAAAGG CCGGATCGAGCTGGGGGATGTTACACCCCACAACATTAAACAATTGAAGCGACTGAATCAAGTCATCTTCCCCGTCAGCTACAACGACAAGTTCTACAAGGATGTGCTGGAGGTTGGAGAACTCGCTAAGCTAG CTTACTTCAATGATATTGCAGTAGGTGCTGTATGCTGCAGAGTAGACCACTCTCAGAATCAGAAGAGATTGTACATCATGACACTAGGCTGCCTAGCACCCTACCGAAGACTTGGAATAG GGACAAAGATGCTGAACCATGTGTTGAATATCTGTGAGAAGGATGGCACTTTTGATAATATCTACCT TCATGTGCAGATTAGCAACGAGTCGGCTATTGACTTCTACCAGAAGTTTGGCTTTGAGATCATTGAGACAAAAAAGAACTACTACAAGAGGATAGAGCCTGCAGATGCCCATGTGCTTCAGAAGAGCCTGCGCAGCCCGTGTGCGCCCCCTGCGGGAGAGCTGCAGAAGGCAGACTAG